Proteins co-encoded in one Ziziphus jujuba cultivar Dongzao chromosome 9, ASM3175591v1 genomic window:
- the LOC107427923 gene encoding arabinogalactan O-methyltransferase 2 — MKNRSRLFQIERPRLIALLISAVISAVIVIVLSRMYVNSSLPLSSTFLCSNSGKYFTPEAAEYATTPTQLLAILHYATSNIVPQQSINEIRVSFEVLKSLAPCNFLVFGLGFDSLMWASLNPGGTTLFLEEDPKWVQTIVGKTPILQAHSVQYRTQLSEADKLLASYKSEPDCLPANARVSKNSRCRLVLSELPDEVYEREWDLIMIDAPRGYFPEAPGRMAAIFSAAVMARDRKGQGVTHVFLHDVNRKVEKMFAEEFLCRKYLVKAVGRLWHFVIPPVAIEDRNTSTFC; from the coding sequence ATGAAGAACCGAAGCCGATTATTTCAAATCGAAAGGCCGCGGCTCATCGCCCTTCTAATCTCTGCTGTTATATCCGCCGTTATCGTCATCGTCTTGAGCCGAATGTACGTCAACAGCTCATTACCATTATCATCAACTTTCCTCTGTTCTAACTCCGGCAAGTACTTCACGCCGGAAGCCGCCGAGTACGCCACCACGCCCACTCAGCTCCTCGCCATCCTCCACTACGCCACGTCGAATATCGTCCCTCAACAGAGCATCAACGAGATCCGAGTCTCCTTCGAAGTCCTCAAATCTCTCGCCCCCTGTAACTTCCTTGTCTTCGGGCTGGGCTTTGACTCCCTTATGTGGGCCTCACTCAACCCAGGTGGGACCACCCTTTTTCTCGAAGAGGACCCAAAATGGGTCCAAACCATCGTCGGGAAAACTCCGATACTTCAGGCCCATTCGGTTCAGTATCGGACCCAACTCTCGGAAGCCGACAAACTGTTGGCTTCGTACAAATCGGAGCCGGACTGTTTGCCGGCCAACGCTCGGGTCAGCAAGAACAGCCGGTGCAGGTTGGTGCTGTCGGAGTTGCCGGATGAGGTTTACGAGAGAGAGTGGGACTTGATAATGATCGACGCGCCCAGAGGGTATTTCCCTGAAGCTCCGGGAAGAATGGCGGCAATATTCTCGGCGGCGGTAATGGCACGCGACAGAAAGGGTCAGGGAGTGACGCACGTGTTCCTTCACGATGTGAATAGGAAGGTTGAGAAGATGTTCGCCGAGGAGTTTCTTTGTAGGAAATATTTGGTGAAAGCGGTTGGGAGGCTCTGGCACTTTGTTATACCTCCGGTTGCTATTGAGGACCGCAACACTTCCACTTTTTGCTGA